In the [Clostridium] colinum genome, one interval contains:
- a CDS encoding ParB/RepB/Spo0J family partition protein, whose product MIKKGLGKGLGALIKDESLQSVNNIENVIDNDKIIEIDINKVQPDKSQPRKYFNDDTLEELALSIKNVGIISPIIVKKKGNFYEIISGERRFRAAKKLKLKKIPIIIKNYDDLVSLEVSLIENIQRENLNPIEEALTYKTFQEKFNLNQEQIAEKVGKNRATVANAIRLLKLDNRVQNFVIELRLSQGHARALLPIEDMDIQFELAEKIIEEQLSVRQTEELVKNLLEQTKEKPQKEKNEDNNIEEQIFFDISKQLNEILGTKVNIKNNKNKGKIEIEYYSQEELDRLFCLFKKL is encoded by the coding sequence ATGATAAAAAAAGGATTAGGTAAAGGTCTTGGAGCACTTATAAAAGATGAAAGCTTGCAATCTGTCAATAATATAGAAAATGTTATTGATAATGATAAAATTATAGAGATAGATATAAATAAAGTACAACCAGATAAATCTCAACCTAGAAAATACTTTAATGATGATACATTAGAAGAACTTGCATTATCTATCAAAAATGTGGGTATAATAAGCCCTATAATAGTAAAGAAAAAAGGTAATTTTTATGAAATAATAAGCGGAGAAAGACGTTTTAGAGCCGCAAAAAAATTAAAGCTTAAAAAAATTCCTATCATTATAAAAAATTATGATGATTTAGTATCTTTAGAAGTATCTTTAATAGAAAATATTCAAAGAGAAAATTTAAATCCTATAGAAGAAGCTTTAACATATAAAACTTTCCAAGAAAAATTTAATCTTAATCAAGAACAAATAGCAGAAAAAGTTGGAAAAAATAGAGCTACTGTTGCTAATGCTATAAGACTTTTAAAACTTGATAATCGTGTTCAAAATTTTGTTATAGAACTACGTCTATCTCAAGGGCATGCCAGAGCTTTGTTACCTATCGAAGATATGGATATACAATTTGAATTAGCTGAAAAAATTATAGAAGAGCAACTTAGTGTAAGACAAACAGAAGAGCTAGTAAAAAATTTATTAGAACAAACAAAAGAAAAACCACAAAAAGAAAAAAATGAAGATAACAATATTGAAGAACAAATTTTCTTTGATATATCTAAACAATTAAATGAAATTTTAGGTACAAAGGTTAATATAAAAAATAATAAAAATAAAGGTAAAATAGAAATAGAATATTATTCTCAAGAAGAACTGGATAGACTTTTTTGTCTATTTAAAAAACTATAA
- a CDS encoding diacylglycerol/lipid kinase family protein — MKKIKLIYNPYSGDKTFKFDLDIYVTNLQQIGYEVHMFSSIEQGDIENHLKDIPKDFYDAFIVSGGDGTINIVVNCLMKYKLNHIPIAIIPSGTANDFASFLKLPKEPEDACKIIGNNKIAAVDVGICNDKYFINVCAGGLFANVSEKIDKNLKEALGKFAYYISALQDMHCSKPINLKITNSKETIEDKFDLFLVLNTSGTGSIKKLSPMASISDGVFDFVGFRNVEIANLPKLAIKFLKGEYLEHDKIVFFQDNEITIESTEEIYSDLDGEKGPKLPIKIKNIPNAIKVFVG, encoded by the coding sequence ATGAAAAAAATAAAATTAATATACAATCCATATTCTGGAGATAAAACCTTTAAATTTGATTTAGATATATATGTTACAAATCTTCAACAAATAGGATATGAAGTTCATATGTTTAGTAGTATAGAACAAGGAGATATAGAAAACCACCTAAAAGATATACCAAAAGATTTTTATGATGCGTTTATAGTGTCTGGTGGTGATGGTACTATAAATATAGTTGTTAATTGTCTTATGAAATATAAACTAAATCATATACCTATTGCTATTATACCATCTGGTACTGCTAATGATTTTGCATCTTTTTTAAAGTTACCTAAAGAGCCAGAAGATGCTTGTAAAATAATAGGTAATAACAAAATAGCAGCAGTTGATGTTGGGATTTGTAATGATAAATATTTTATAAACGTTTGTGCTGGAGGATTATTTGCAAATGTTAGTGAAAAGATAGATAAAAATTTAAAAGAAGCTTTAGGTAAATTTGCATACTATATAAGTGCTTTACAAGATATGCATTGTTCTAAGCCTATAAATTTAAAAATAACTAATTCTAAAGAAACAATAGAAGATAAATTTGATTTATTTTTAGTATTAAACACATCAGGTACAGGGAGTATAAAAAAATTATCACCTATGGCCTCTATAAGTGATGGAGTTTTTGACTTTGTTGGTTTTAGAAATGTTGAAATAGCTAATTTACCTAAATTGGCTATAAAGTTTTTAAAAGGTGAATATTTAGAACACGATAAAATTGTATTTTTTCAAGATAATGAAATAACTATAGAAAGCACTGAAGAAATATATTCAGACTTAGATGGGGAAAAAGGACCTAAACTACCAATAAAGATAAAAAATATACCAAATGCTATAAAAGTATTTGTTGGATAA
- a CDS encoding DUF4446 family protein — protein MDRFISNLDIEFFTPTVMFFSLAVYAILLLILLLFIIILTIKLSKMKKRLKKFLPEDKNIDIENMLIQYNENVKNTLSNQQKILEQIENNKQSLANDIEATNKLIYLTNEKLKNAVQKVSIVRYNPFQEVGGDLCYAIALLDEYNNGIVINSIYSREACYSYAKEIINGKSPKHKLAQEEIEALEKAMNK, from the coding sequence ATGGATAGATTTATATCAAATTTAGACATAGAATTTTTTACACCAACTGTTATGTTTTTTAGCCTTGCTGTATATGCTATTTTATTATTAATATTACTTCTATTTATAATTATATTAACAATAAAATTATCTAAAATGAAAAAAAGATTAAAAAAGTTTTTGCCTGAAGATAAAAATATAGATATTGAAAATATGCTTATACAATATAATGAAAATGTTAAAAATACATTATCAAATCAGCAAAAAATATTAGAACAAATTGAAAATAATAAACAATCTTTAGCTAACGATATAGAAGCTACAAATAAACTTATATATCTTACAAATGAAAAATTAAAAAATGCTGTTCAAAAAGTGTCTATTGTAAGATATAATCCATTTCAAGAAGTTGGCGGTGATTTATGCTATGCTATAGCTTTATTAGATGAATATAACAATGGTATCGTTATTAATAGTATTTATTCTAGAGAGGCTTGTTATAGCTACGCTAAAGAAATAATAAACGGTAAATCACCTAAACATAAACTTGCTCAAGAAGAAATAGAAGCTTTAGAAAAAGCTATGAATAAATAA
- a CDS encoding biotin transporter BioY, with amino-acid sequence MKTKDITYIALFSAIISILSVISIPTPWGVPFTLQTFSISLAGFVLGKKYGTLSTILYLILGAIGFPVFSGLTGGVSTFVSVTGGFLFGFIFLAFFCGFNTIFYSIIGLLICHLLGAIQFSFLTKNSFLVSLTIVSLPYLIKDLLSIFLSYFLSKKIKNILYKNNLKL; translated from the coding sequence ATGAAAACAAAAGATATTACATATATTGCTCTATTTTCTGCAATAATTTCTATATTATCTGTTATATCAATCCCAACCCCTTGGGGCGTACCTTTTACATTACAAACTTTTTCTATATCTTTAGCTGGATTTGTATTAGGTAAAAAATACGGCACATTATCAACTATACTCTATCTTATTTTAGGTGCTATTGGCTTTCCTGTTTTTTCTGGCTTAACTGGTGGTGTATCTACTTTCGTATCTGTTACTGGTGGATTTTTATTTGGATTTATTTTTCTTGCATTTTTTTGTGGGTTTAATACTATTTTTTATAGTATAATAGGTCTTTTAATATGTCATCTATTGGGTGCTATCCAATTTAGCTTTTTAACTAAAAATAGTTTTTTAGTATCCTTAACAATAGTATCCCTCCCCTATTTAATAAAAGATTTATTATCTATCTTTTTATCATATTTTTTAAGTAAAAAAATTAAAAATATATTGTATAAAAATAATTTAAAATTATAA
- a CDS encoding ParA family protein, which translates to MSKIIAIANQKGGVGKTTTSINLSACLAQLGKKVLIIDSDPQGNTSSGLGIDKNDLQYTFYDLLLDNASFEQVKIELDFFEKLHILPSNIELSGAEIELVGKDNREYLLKNILDEVSDQYDYILIDCPPSLNMLTVNALTASDTILVPLQCEYYALEGLSQLLYTINLVQQKLNPYLKIEGVVFTMYDARTNLSLQVVEEVKQHLGKNVYRSIIPRNVRLSEAPSHGKPINLYDPKSKGAEAYMLLAEEVIYNQEG; encoded by the coding sequence ATGAGCAAAATTATTGCTATTGCAAACCAAAAAGGTGGAGTTGGTAAAACAACTACATCTATCAATTTATCTGCCTGTTTGGCTCAACTAGGAAAAAAAGTTTTAATTATAGATTCTGACCCACAAGGCAATACATCTAGTGGACTTGGCATTGATAAAAATGACCTACAATATACTTTTTATGATTTATTGTTAGACAATGCCTCTTTTGAACAAGTAAAAATAGAATTAGATTTTTTTGAAAAATTACATATTTTACCTAGTAATATAGAATTATCTGGAGCTGAAATAGAGCTTGTAGGAAAAGATAATAGAGAATATCTTTTAAAAAATATATTAGATGAGGTTAGCGACCAATATGACTATATTTTAATAGATTGTCCCCCTTCTCTAAATATGCTTACAGTAAATGCTTTAACAGCTTCGGATACAATATTAGTACCTTTACAATGTGAATATTATGCTTTAGAAGGATTGTCTCAACTTTTATATACAATAAATTTAGTACAACAAAAATTAAACCCTTATTTAAAAATAGAAGGTGTTGTATTTACTATGTATGACGCTAGGACAAACCTTTCTTTACAAGTTGTAGAAGAGGTTAAACAACATCTTGGCAAAAATGTTTATAGAAGCATAATACCTCGAAACGTAAGACTAAGCGAAGCCCCTAGCCACGGCAAACCTATTAATCTATACGACCCAAAATCTAAAGGTGCTGAAGCATATATGCTTTTGGCAGAAGAAGTTATATATAATCAGGAGGGATAG